A stretch of Lathyrus oleraceus cultivar Zhongwan6 chromosome 6, CAAS_Psat_ZW6_1.0, whole genome shotgun sequence DNA encodes these proteins:
- the LOC127097464 gene encoding uncharacterized protein LOC127097464 isoform X8, producing MVLGIRTKSRKTVSNSIQVHYIIHVYEIKPWPPSQSLRSLQSLLLQWQNGDRNSGSLPSSTVGDGKIEFNEPFKLSVSMLKKEKKRESFKKNHLEFQLYDRTVKSQLIGSATLNFADFGIIEETKAICFQLNCKKSFKSSVQPLMYVSIQPFDVECSSSSPSSSLSKELSMEKEERESVSQSINDDDDNDNDDLEIASFTDDETDDIASNNLQTIRSASKDTRGSGEIGEGGSKGANGEGILPSEIITSSLHVNTKAGSPSHINDIKSPSSSPVLGTGVGNVENGSPSSPKISKRSVKVADASSEKQERIQQSPSSSPVLRSGIGNVENDRPSLPEISKRSVKVADASSEIQERIQQSPSSSLVLHPGIGNVENGRPSLPEISKRSVKVADASSEIQERIQPSPSSSPVLHPGIGNVENGRPSLPEISMRSVKVADASSEIQERIQPYPSSSPGLRLGIGNVENGRPSSPKISKRSVKVADASSEIQERIQQSRWQDISVDRFKAISPSSNISSSIRPHFETSSQSQVLPEDSVSHGDNTENRLCKEHVPKKVGSVRNTGVMEDKLKKDKGRKGREQFTTSNGNFTNVLDNNFSDDESTRTEKLNSDSLLLSKKSHEQPTIFLTNEKSEDMRSKMFPLQTTESYGQFMRSQNLDQEEKINTSNGVHVDAACHKDVNVNVSSFIDNSELKAEVERLREELREAAALEASMYSVIAEHGSSNKVHAPARRLSRFYFHARRVGSPAKIASAAQSVVSGFVLVSKACGNDVPRLTFWFSNLLLLRAIVSKGVENKDLGNGPCLNGECYVNGSTSHDKERENTEEQFHGWLEPETFLVALEKVEAWMFSRIIESVWWQTLTPYMQSAAAKSSSSRKTYAKRYTIGDQDQGNFSIDLWKRAFKDACERLCPLRGGGLECGCLHLISRMVMEQLVNRLDVAMFNAILRESADEMPTDPISDPISDSKVLPIASGKSGFGAGAQLKNAVGDWSRWLSDLFGIDDCDSLEDNNENDFIKYEYSFKPFPLLNTLSDLMMLPFEMLADRSMRKEVCPRLGISLIRQVIDNFVPDEFTPGPVPNAVIETLNNEDIADDEGSITSFPCSAGSTSYAPPPASSVVSMLKEVGTPSLKSASFMLKKLYTSDDELDELDSPLSALGMDDSKKMFAVVKEGRKVVRYELLKEVWKSSE from the exons ATGGTTTTGGGAATAAGAACAAAGAGTAGAAAAACTGTATCAAATTCAATCCAAGTTCATTACATTATCCATGTTTATGAGATCAAACCATGGCCACCTTCACAATCACTCAGGTCTCTTCAATCTCTGCTTTTGCAATGGCAAAACGGTGACCGAAACTCCGGCTCTCTACCCTCCTCCACTGTTGGCGATGGGAAAATCGAGTTTAATGAACCTTTCAAGCTTTCCGTATCTATGTTGAAGAAGGAAAAGAAACGCGAGAGTTTTAAGAAAAATCATTTGGAGTTTCAGTTGTATGATAGGACAGTGAAGAGCCAGCTTATAGGATCAGCCACCTTGAACTTTGCGGATTTTGGAATTATTGAGGAAACTAAAGCCATTTGTTTTCAGTTGAATTGTAAGAAGAGTTTCAAGAGCTCGGTGCAACCGTTGATGTATGTTAGTATTCAGCCGTTTGATGTAGAGTGTTCCAGCTCTTCACCTAGCAGCAGCTTGTCCAAAGAATTGTCAATGGAGAAGGAAGAGAGGGAATCTGTATCACAgtcaattaatgatgatgatgacaACGACAATGATGATCTTGAAATTGCCTCTTTTACTGATGATGAAACGGATGACATTGCTTCAAATAATTTGCAAACTATCAGATCGGCTTCCAAGGATACCAGAG GCAGTGGCGAAATTGGTGAAGGAGGATCAAAGGGAGCTAATGGAGAAGGTATTCTACCCTCAGAAATTATTACTTCTAGCTTACATGTAAACACAAAGGCGGGATCACCCTCACATATCAATGACATCAAATCTCCCTCTTCGTCTCCGGTTCTAGGCACGGGTGTCGGAAATGTTGAAAATGGTAGCCCTTCTTCACCTAAAATTTCTAAGAGAAGTGTCAAGGTTGCTGATGCAAGTTCTGAAAAACAAGAAAGGATTCAACAATCTCCCTCTTCATCTCCGGTTCTTCGCTCGGGTATCGGAAATGTTGAAAATGATAGGCCTTCTTTACCAGAAATTTCTAAGAGAAGTGTCAAG GTTGCTGATGCAAGTTCTGAAATTCAAGAAAGGATTCAACAATCTCCCTCTTCGTCTCTGGTTCTACACCCGGGCATCGGAAATGTTGAAAATGGTAGGCCTTCTTTACCAGAAATTTCTAAGAGAAGTGTCAAGGTTGCTGATGCAAGTTCTGAAATTCAAGAAAGGATTCAACCATCTCCCTCTTCGTCTCCGGTTCTACACCCGGGCATCGGAAATGTTGAAAATGGTAGGCCTTCTTTACCAGAAATTTCTATGAGAAGTGTCAAGGTTGCTGATGCAAGTTCTGAAATTCAAGAAAGGATTCAACCATATCCCTCTTCGTCTCCGGGTCTACGCCTGGGTATTGGAAATGTTGAAAATGGTAGGCCTTCTTCACCTAAAATTTCTAAGAGAAGTGTCAAGGTTGCTGATGCAAGTTCTGAAATTCAAGAAAGGATTCAACAATCCCGTTGGCAAGATATTTCTGTTGATAGGTTCAAAGCCATATCTCCATCTTCAAACATTTCATCTAGTATCAGACCACACTTTGAAACATCTTCCCAATCTCAAGTGCTTCCAGAGGATAGTGTAAGCCACGGCGATAACACAGAAAACAGGCTATGTAAAGAACATGTTCCCAAGAAGGTTGGCAGTGTTAGAAACACTGGTGTGATGGAGGACAAATTGAAAAAGGACAAGGGAAGAAAAGGACGAGAACAGTTTACTACGAGTAATGGAAATTTCACAAATGTGCTTGACAATAATTTTTCAGATGATGAATCTACAAGAACAGAAAAATTAAATAGTGATTCTCTTCTGCTAAGTAAAAAATCACATGAACAACCAACAATTTTTTTGACAAATGAGAAATCAGAGGATATGAGAAGTAAAATGTTTCCTTTACAAACTACTGAGAGCTATGGGCAGTTCATGAGGAGTCAGAACCTAGATCAGGAAGAGAAAATAAATACTTCTAATGGTGTTCATGTTGATGCTGCTTGTCATAAAGATGTTAATGTGAATGTTAGTTCTTTTATTGATAATTCTGAATTGAAGGCTGAAGTTGAACGGCTTCGTGAAGAGCTGAGAGAAGCTGCTGCTCTTGAAGCTTCAATGTACTCAGTTATTGCTGAACATGGCTCATCAAACAAGGTTCATGCACCTGCTCGGCGCTTGTCTAGATTCTATTTCCATGCTCGCAGAGTTGGCTCCCCTGCTAAAATAGCTAGTGCAGCCCAGAGCGTTGTCTCTGGATTTGTTTTGGTTTCTAAAGCATGTGGAAATGATGTTCCAAG GTTGACATTCTGGTTCTCAAACCTACTATTGCTAAGAGCAATTGTGAGCAAAGGAGTTGAAAATAAAGACCTTGGTAATGGTCCGTGTCTCAATGGTGAATGTTATGTAAATGGTTCCACATCTCATGACAAAGAAAGAGAAAATACAGAAGAACAATTTCATGGCTGGCTGGAGCCAGAGACATTTTTAGTTGCATTGGAAAAGGTTGAAGCATGGATGTTCTCTCGAATTATTGAGTCAGTGTGGTGGCAG ACTCTGACTCCATACATGCAGTCTGCAGCAGCTAAGAGCTCTAGCTCTAGGAAAACCTATGCTAAGAGATATACTATTGGTGATCAAGATCAAGGAAACTTTTCTATTGATTTATGGAAAAGAGCTTTCAAGGATGCGTGTGAAAGGCTTTGTCCTCTTCGAGGTGGAGGGCTTGAGTGTGGCTGCTTGCATTTGATATCTAGAATG GTGATGGAACAATTGGTTAATAGACTTGATGTGGCGATGTTCAATGCTATTCTTCGGGAATCAGCCGATGAAATGCCCACCGATCCTATATCTGACCCTATTAGTGATTCTAAGGTTCTTCCTATTGCATCTGGAAAATCAGGTTTTGGCGCTGGTGCGCAACTAAAGAATGCT GTTGGTGACTGGTCAAGATGGCTTTCAGATTTGTTTGGCATTGATGATTGTGACTCTCTTGAAGATAACAATGAAAATGATTTCATAAAATATGAATATTCCTTCAAACCTTTCCCTCTCCTGAACACGTTGAGTGATCTAATGATGCTTCCTTTCGAAATGCTTGCGGACAGATCAATGAGAAAAGAG GTATGTCCTAGATTAGGCATATCATTGATAAGACAGGTCATCGACAATTTTGTCCCCGATGAGTTCACCCCTGGACCTGTCCCGAATGCTGTTATCGAGACCTTGAACAATGAG GATATTGCAGATGATGAAGGGTCCATCACAAGCTTTCCATGCAGTGCTGGTTCCACATCCTACGCACCTCCCCCAGCTTCTTCAGTTGTGAGCATGCTAAAAGAAGTGGGAACCCCTTCACTAAAAAGTGCATCATTTATGCTTAAAAAGTTATACACAAGTGACGATGAACTTGATGAATTAGATTCACCACTTTCTGCTCTTGGCATGGACGACTCTAAGAAAATGTTTGCAGTAGTAAAGGAAGGTCGTAAGGTTGTCCGATATGAGCTTTTGAAAGAAGTATGGAAGAGTAGTGAATGA
- the LOC127097464 gene encoding uncharacterized protein LOC127097464 isoform X5 yields the protein MVLGIRTKSRKTVSNSIQVHYIIHVYEIKPWPPSQSLRSLQSLLLQWQNGDRNSGSLPSSTVGDGKIEFNEPFKLSVSMLKKEKKRESFKKNHLEFQLYDRTVKSQLIGSATLNFADFGIIEETKAICFQLNCKKSFKSSVQPLMYVSIQPFDVECSSSSPSSSLSKELSMEKEERESVSQSINDDDDNDNDDLEIASFTDDETDDIASNNLQTIRSASKDTRGSGEIGEGGSKGANGEGILPSEIITSSLHVNTKAGSPSHINDIKSPSSSPVLGTGVGNVENGSPSSPKISKRSVKVADASSEKQERIQQSPSSSPVLRSGIGNVENDRPSLPEISKRSVKVADASSEIQERIQQSPSSSPVLHSGIRNVENGRPSLQEISKRSVKVADASSEIQERIQQSPSSSLVLHPGIGNVENGRPSLPEISKRSVKVADASSEIQERIQPSPSSSPVLHPGIGNVENGRPSLPEISMRSVKVADASSEIQERIQPYPSSSPGLRLGIGNVENGRPSSPKISKRSVKVADASSEIQERIQQSRWQDISVDRFKAISPSSNISSSIRPHFETSSQSQVLPEDSVSHGDNTENRLCKEHVPKKVGSVRNTGVMEDKLKKDKGRKGREQFTTSNGNFTNVLDNNFSDDESTRTEKLNSDSLLLSKKSHEQPTIFLTNEKSEDMRSKMFPLQTTESYGQFMRSQNLDQEEKINTSNGVHVDAACHKDVNVNVSSFIDNSELKAEVERLREELREAAALEASMYSVIAEHGSSNKVHAPARRLSRFYFHARRVGSPAKIASAAQSVVSGFVLVSKACGNDVPRLTFWFSNLLLLRAIVSKGVENKDLGNGPCLNGECYVNGSTSHDKERENTEEQFHGWLEPETFLVALEKVEAWMFSRIIESVWWQTLTPYMQSAAAKSSSSRKTYAKRYTIGDQDQGNFSIDLWKRAFKDACERLCPLRGGGLECGCLHLISRMVMEQLVNRLDVAMFNAILRESADEMPTDPISDPISDSKVLPIASGKSGFGAGAQLKNAVGDWSRWLSDLFGIDDCDSLEDNNENDFIKYEYSFKPFPLLNTLSDLMMLPFEMLADRSMRKEVCPRLGISLIRQVIDNFVPDEFTPGPVPNAVIETLNNEDIADDEGSITSFPCSAGSTSYAPPPASSVVSMLKEVGTPSLKSASFMLKKLYTSDDELDELDSPLSALGMDDSKKMFAVVKEGRKVVRYELLKEVWKSSE from the exons ATGGTTTTGGGAATAAGAACAAAGAGTAGAAAAACTGTATCAAATTCAATCCAAGTTCATTACATTATCCATGTTTATGAGATCAAACCATGGCCACCTTCACAATCACTCAGGTCTCTTCAATCTCTGCTTTTGCAATGGCAAAACGGTGACCGAAACTCCGGCTCTCTACCCTCCTCCACTGTTGGCGATGGGAAAATCGAGTTTAATGAACCTTTCAAGCTTTCCGTATCTATGTTGAAGAAGGAAAAGAAACGCGAGAGTTTTAAGAAAAATCATTTGGAGTTTCAGTTGTATGATAGGACAGTGAAGAGCCAGCTTATAGGATCAGCCACCTTGAACTTTGCGGATTTTGGAATTATTGAGGAAACTAAAGCCATTTGTTTTCAGTTGAATTGTAAGAAGAGTTTCAAGAGCTCGGTGCAACCGTTGATGTATGTTAGTATTCAGCCGTTTGATGTAGAGTGTTCCAGCTCTTCACCTAGCAGCAGCTTGTCCAAAGAATTGTCAATGGAGAAGGAAGAGAGGGAATCTGTATCACAgtcaattaatgatgatgatgacaACGACAATGATGATCTTGAAATTGCCTCTTTTACTGATGATGAAACGGATGACATTGCTTCAAATAATTTGCAAACTATCAGATCGGCTTCCAAGGATACCAGAG GCAGTGGCGAAATTGGTGAAGGAGGATCAAAGGGAGCTAATGGAGAAGGTATTCTACCCTCAGAAATTATTACTTCTAGCTTACATGTAAACACAAAGGCGGGATCACCCTCACATATCAATGACATCAAATCTCCCTCTTCGTCTCCGGTTCTAGGCACGGGTGTCGGAAATGTTGAAAATGGTAGCCCTTCTTCACCTAAAATTTCTAAGAGAAGTGTCAAGGTTGCTGATGCAAGTTCTGAAAAACAAGAAAGGATTCAACAATCTCCCTCTTCATCTCCGGTTCTTCGCTCGGGTATCGGAAATGTTGAAAATGATAGGCCTTCTTTACCAGAAATTTCTAAGAGAAGTGTCAAG GTTGCTGATGCAAGTTCTGAAATTCAAGAAAGGATTCAACAATCTCCCTCTTCGTCTCCGGTTCTACACTCGGGCATCAGAAATGTTGAAAATGGTAGGCCTTCTTTACAAGAAATTTCTAAGAGAAGTGTCAAGGTTGCTGATGCAAGTTCTGAAATTCAAGAAAGGATTCAACAATCTCCCTCTTCGTCTCTGGTTCTACACCCGGGCATCGGAAATGTTGAAAATGGTAGGCCTTCTTTACCAGAAATTTCTAAGAGAAGTGTCAAGGTTGCTGATGCAAGTTCTGAAATTCAAGAAAGGATTCAACCATCTCCCTCTTCGTCTCCGGTTCTACACCCGGGCATCGGAAATGTTGAAAATGGTAGGCCTTCTTTACCAGAAATTTCTATGAGAAGTGTCAAGGTTGCTGATGCAAGTTCTGAAATTCAAGAAAGGATTCAACCATATCCCTCTTCGTCTCCGGGTCTACGCCTGGGTATTGGAAATGTTGAAAATGGTAGGCCTTCTTCACCTAAAATTTCTAAGAGAAGTGTCAAGGTTGCTGATGCAAGTTCTGAAATTCAAGAAAGGATTCAACAATCCCGTTGGCAAGATATTTCTGTTGATAGGTTCAAAGCCATATCTCCATCTTCAAACATTTCATCTAGTATCAGACCACACTTTGAAACATCTTCCCAATCTCAAGTGCTTCCAGAGGATAGTGTAAGCCACGGCGATAACACAGAAAACAGGCTATGTAAAGAACATGTTCCCAAGAAGGTTGGCAGTGTTAGAAACACTGGTGTGATGGAGGACAAATTGAAAAAGGACAAGGGAAGAAAAGGACGAGAACAGTTTACTACGAGTAATGGAAATTTCACAAATGTGCTTGACAATAATTTTTCAGATGATGAATCTACAAGAACAGAAAAATTAAATAGTGATTCTCTTCTGCTAAGTAAAAAATCACATGAACAACCAACAATTTTTTTGACAAATGAGAAATCAGAGGATATGAGAAGTAAAATGTTTCCTTTACAAACTACTGAGAGCTATGGGCAGTTCATGAGGAGTCAGAACCTAGATCAGGAAGAGAAAATAAATACTTCTAATGGTGTTCATGTTGATGCTGCTTGTCATAAAGATGTTAATGTGAATGTTAGTTCTTTTATTGATAATTCTGAATTGAAGGCTGAAGTTGAACGGCTTCGTGAAGAGCTGAGAGAAGCTGCTGCTCTTGAAGCTTCAATGTACTCAGTTATTGCTGAACATGGCTCATCAAACAAGGTTCATGCACCTGCTCGGCGCTTGTCTAGATTCTATTTCCATGCTCGCAGAGTTGGCTCCCCTGCTAAAATAGCTAGTGCAGCCCAGAGCGTTGTCTCTGGATTTGTTTTGGTTTCTAAAGCATGTGGAAATGATGTTCCAAG GTTGACATTCTGGTTCTCAAACCTACTATTGCTAAGAGCAATTGTGAGCAAAGGAGTTGAAAATAAAGACCTTGGTAATGGTCCGTGTCTCAATGGTGAATGTTATGTAAATGGTTCCACATCTCATGACAAAGAAAGAGAAAATACAGAAGAACAATTTCATGGCTGGCTGGAGCCAGAGACATTTTTAGTTGCATTGGAAAAGGTTGAAGCATGGATGTTCTCTCGAATTATTGAGTCAGTGTGGTGGCAG ACTCTGACTCCATACATGCAGTCTGCAGCAGCTAAGAGCTCTAGCTCTAGGAAAACCTATGCTAAGAGATATACTATTGGTGATCAAGATCAAGGAAACTTTTCTATTGATTTATGGAAAAGAGCTTTCAAGGATGCGTGTGAAAGGCTTTGTCCTCTTCGAGGTGGAGGGCTTGAGTGTGGCTGCTTGCATTTGATATCTAGAATG GTGATGGAACAATTGGTTAATAGACTTGATGTGGCGATGTTCAATGCTATTCTTCGGGAATCAGCCGATGAAATGCCCACCGATCCTATATCTGACCCTATTAGTGATTCTAAGGTTCTTCCTATTGCATCTGGAAAATCAGGTTTTGGCGCTGGTGCGCAACTAAAGAATGCT GTTGGTGACTGGTCAAGATGGCTTTCAGATTTGTTTGGCATTGATGATTGTGACTCTCTTGAAGATAACAATGAAAATGATTTCATAAAATATGAATATTCCTTCAAACCTTTCCCTCTCCTGAACACGTTGAGTGATCTAATGATGCTTCCTTTCGAAATGCTTGCGGACAGATCAATGAGAAAAGAG GTATGTCCTAGATTAGGCATATCATTGATAAGACAGGTCATCGACAATTTTGTCCCCGATGAGTTCACCCCTGGACCTGTCCCGAATGCTGTTATCGAGACCTTGAACAATGAG GATATTGCAGATGATGAAGGGTCCATCACAAGCTTTCCATGCAGTGCTGGTTCCACATCCTACGCACCTCCCCCAGCTTCTTCAGTTGTGAGCATGCTAAAAGAAGTGGGAACCCCTTCACTAAAAAGTGCATCATTTATGCTTAAAAAGTTATACACAAGTGACGATGAACTTGATGAATTAGATTCACCACTTTCTGCTCTTGGCATGGACGACTCTAAGAAAATGTTTGCAGTAGTAAAGGAAGGTCGTAAGGTTGTCCGATATGAGCTTTTGAAAGAAGTATGGAAGAGTAGTGAATGA
- the LOC127097464 gene encoding uncharacterized protein LOC127097464 isoform X10 — protein sequence MVLGIRTKSRKTVSNSIQVHYIIHVYEIKPWPPSQSLRSLQSLLLQWQNGDRNSGSLPSSTVGDGKIEFNEPFKLSVSMLKKEKKRESFKKNHLEFQLYDRTVKSQLIGSATLNFADFGIIEETKAICFQLNCKKSFKSSVQPLMYVSIQPFDVECSSSSPSSSLSKELSMEKEERESVSQSINDDDDNDNDDLEIASFTDDETDDIASNNLQTIRSASKDTRGSGEIGEGGSKGANGEGILPSEIITSSLHVNTKAGSPSHINDIKSPSSSPVLGTGVGNVENGSPSSPKISKRSVKVADASSEKQERIQQSPSSSPVLRSGIGNVENDRPSLPEISKRSVKVADASSEIQERIQPSPSSSPVLHPGIGNVENGRPSLPEISMRSVKVADASSEIQERIQPYPSSSPGLRLGIGNVENGRPSSPKISKRSVKVADASSEIQERIQQSRWQDISVDRFKAISPSSNISSSIRPHFETSSQSQVLPEDSVSHGDNTENRLCKEHVPKKVGSVRNTGVMEDKLKKDKGRKGREQFTTSNGNFTNVLDNNFSDDESTRTEKLNSDSLLLSKKSHEQPTIFLTNEKSEDMRSKMFPLQTTESYGQFMRSQNLDQEEKINTSNGVHVDAACHKDVNVNVSSFIDNSELKAEVERLREELREAAALEASMYSVIAEHGSSNKVHAPARRLSRFYFHARRVGSPAKIASAAQSVVSGFVLVSKACGNDVPRLTFWFSNLLLLRAIVSKGVENKDLGNGPCLNGECYVNGSTSHDKERENTEEQFHGWLEPETFLVALEKVEAWMFSRIIESVWWQTLTPYMQSAAAKSSSSRKTYAKRYTIGDQDQGNFSIDLWKRAFKDACERLCPLRGGGLECGCLHLISRMVMEQLVNRLDVAMFNAILRESADEMPTDPISDPISDSKVLPIASGKSGFGAGAQLKNAVGDWSRWLSDLFGIDDCDSLEDNNENDFIKYEYSFKPFPLLNTLSDLMMLPFEMLADRSMRKEVCPRLGISLIRQVIDNFVPDEFTPGPVPNAVIETLNNEDIADDEGSITSFPCSAGSTSYAPPPASSVVSMLKEVGTPSLKSASFMLKKLYTSDDELDELDSPLSALGMDDSKKMFAVVKEGRKVVRYELLKEVWKSSE from the exons ATGGTTTTGGGAATAAGAACAAAGAGTAGAAAAACTGTATCAAATTCAATCCAAGTTCATTACATTATCCATGTTTATGAGATCAAACCATGGCCACCTTCACAATCACTCAGGTCTCTTCAATCTCTGCTTTTGCAATGGCAAAACGGTGACCGAAACTCCGGCTCTCTACCCTCCTCCACTGTTGGCGATGGGAAAATCGAGTTTAATGAACCTTTCAAGCTTTCCGTATCTATGTTGAAGAAGGAAAAGAAACGCGAGAGTTTTAAGAAAAATCATTTGGAGTTTCAGTTGTATGATAGGACAGTGAAGAGCCAGCTTATAGGATCAGCCACCTTGAACTTTGCGGATTTTGGAATTATTGAGGAAACTAAAGCCATTTGTTTTCAGTTGAATTGTAAGAAGAGTTTCAAGAGCTCGGTGCAACCGTTGATGTATGTTAGTATTCAGCCGTTTGATGTAGAGTGTTCCAGCTCTTCACCTAGCAGCAGCTTGTCCAAAGAATTGTCAATGGAGAAGGAAGAGAGGGAATCTGTATCACAgtcaattaatgatgatgatgacaACGACAATGATGATCTTGAAATTGCCTCTTTTACTGATGATGAAACGGATGACATTGCTTCAAATAATTTGCAAACTATCAGATCGGCTTCCAAGGATACCAGAG GCAGTGGCGAAATTGGTGAAGGAGGATCAAAGGGAGCTAATGGAGAAGGTATTCTACCCTCAGAAATTATTACTTCTAGCTTACATGTAAACACAAAGGCGGGATCACCCTCACATATCAATGACATCAAATCTCCCTCTTCGTCTCCGGTTCTAGGCACGGGTGTCGGAAATGTTGAAAATGGTAGCCCTTCTTCACCTAAAATTTCTAAGAGAAGTGTCAAGGTTGCTGATGCAAGTTCTGAAAAACAAGAAAGGATTCAACAATCTCCCTCTTCATCTCCGGTTCTTCGCTCGGGTATCGGAAATGTTGAAAATGATAGGCCTTCTTTACCAGAAATTTCTAAGAGAAGTGTCAAG GTTGCTGATGCAAGTTCTGAAATTCAAGAAAGGATTCAACCATCTCCCTCTTCGTCTCCGGTTCTACACCCGGGCATCGGAAATGTTGAAAATGGTAGGCCTTCTTTACCAGAAATTTCTATGAGAAGTGTCAAGGTTGCTGATGCAAGTTCTGAAATTCAAGAAAGGATTCAACCATATCCCTCTTCGTCTCCGGGTCTACGCCTGGGTATTGGAAATGTTGAAAATGGTAGGCCTTCTTCACCTAAAATTTCTAAGAGAAGTGTCAAGGTTGCTGATGCAAGTTCTGAAATTCAAGAAAGGATTCAACAATCCCGTTGGCAAGATATTTCTGTTGATAGGTTCAAAGCCATATCTCCATCTTCAAACATTTCATCTAGTATCAGACCACACTTTGAAACATCTTCCCAATCTCAAGTGCTTCCAGAGGATAGTGTAAGCCACGGCGATAACACAGAAAACAGGCTATGTAAAGAACATGTTCCCAAGAAGGTTGGCAGTGTTAGAAACACTGGTGTGATGGAGGACAAATTGAAAAAGGACAAGGGAAGAAAAGGACGAGAACAGTTTACTACGAGTAATGGAAATTTCACAAATGTGCTTGACAATAATTTTTCAGATGATGAATCTACAAGAACAGAAAAATTAAATAGTGATTCTCTTCTGCTAAGTAAAAAATCACATGAACAACCAACAATTTTTTTGACAAATGAGAAATCAGAGGATATGAGAAGTAAAATGTTTCCTTTACAAACTACTGAGAGCTATGGGCAGTTCATGAGGAGTCAGAACCTAGATCAGGAAGAGAAAATAAATACTTCTAATGGTGTTCATGTTGATGCTGCTTGTCATAAAGATGTTAATGTGAATGTTAGTTCTTTTATTGATAATTCTGAATTGAAGGCTGAAGTTGAACGGCTTCGTGAAGAGCTGAGAGAAGCTGCTGCTCTTGAAGCTTCAATGTACTCAGTTATTGCTGAACATGGCTCATCAAACAAGGTTCATGCACCTGCTCGGCGCTTGTCTAGATTCTATTTCCATGCTCGCAGAGTTGGCTCCCCTGCTAAAATAGCTAGTGCAGCCCAGAGCGTTGTCTCTGGATTTGTTTTGGTTTCTAAAGCATGTGGAAATGATGTTCCAAG GTTGACATTCTGGTTCTCAAACCTACTATTGCTAAGAGCAATTGTGAGCAAAGGAGTTGAAAATAAAGACCTTGGTAATGGTCCGTGTCTCAATGGTGAATGTTATGTAAATGGTTCCACATCTCATGACAAAGAAAGAGAAAATACAGAAGAACAATTTCATGGCTGGCTGGAGCCAGAGACATTTTTAGTTGCATTGGAAAAGGTTGAAGCATGGATGTTCTCTCGAATTATTGAGTCAGTGTGGTGGCAG ACTCTGACTCCATACATGCAGTCTGCAGCAGCTAAGAGCTCTAGCTCTAGGAAAACCTATGCTAAGAGATATACTATTGGTGATCAAGATCAAGGAAACTTTTCTATTGATTTATGGAAAAGAGCTTTCAAGGATGCGTGTGAAAGGCTTTGTCCTCTTCGAGGTGGAGGGCTTGAGTGTGGCTGCTTGCATTTGATATCTAGAATG GTGATGGAACAATTGGTTAATAGACTTGATGTGGCGATGTTCAATGCTATTCTTCGGGAATCAGCCGATGAAATGCCCACCGATCCTATATCTGACCCTATTAGTGATTCTAAGGTTCTTCCTATTGCATCTGGAAAATCAGGTTTTGGCGCTGGTGCGCAACTAAAGAATGCT GTTGGTGACTGGTCAAGATGGCTTTCAGATTTGTTTGGCATTGATGATTGTGACTCTCTTGAAGATAACAATGAAAATGATTTCATAAAATATGAATATTCCTTCAAACCTTTCCCTCTCCTGAACACGTTGAGTGATCTAATGATGCTTCCTTTCGAAATGCTTGCGGACAGATCAATGAGAAAAGAG GTATGTCCTAGATTAGGCATATCATTGATAAGACAGGTCATCGACAATTTTGTCCCCGATGAGTTCACCCCTGGACCTGTCCCGAATGCTGTTATCGAGACCTTGAACAATGAG GATATTGCAGATGATGAAGGGTCCATCACAAGCTTTCCATGCAGTGCTGGTTCCACATCCTACGCACCTCCCCCAGCTTCTTCAGTTGTGAGCATGCTAAAAGAAGTGGGAACCCCTTCACTAAAAAGTGCATCATTTATGCTTAAAAAGTTATACACAAGTGACGATGAACTTGATGAATTAGATTCACCACTTTCTGCTCTTGGCATGGACGACTCTAAGAAAATGTTTGCAGTAGTAAAGGAAGGTCGTAAGGTTGTCCGATATGAGCTTTTGAAAGAAGTATGGAAGAGTAGTGAATGA